A genome region from Piliocolobus tephrosceles isolate RC106 chromosome 8, ASM277652v3, whole genome shotgun sequence includes the following:
- the LOC111525591 gene encoding olfactory receptor 2F2, which translates to MEIDNQTWVSEFILLGLSSDWCTQVSLFSLFLVTYLMTVLGNCLIVLLIRLDSRLHTPMYFFLTNLSLVDVSYATSIVPQLLAHFLAEHKAITLQSCAAQLFFSLALGGIEFVLLAVMAYDCYVAVCDPLRYSAIMHGALCARLAITSSVSGSINSLVQTAITFQLPMCTNKFIDHISCELLAVVRLACVDTSSNEAAIMVSSIALLMIPFCLVLFSYIWIISTILKIQSREGRKKAFHTCASHLTVVSLCYDTTIFTYIQPHSGPSVLQEKLISVFYAIVMPLLNPMIYSLRNKEVKGAWHKLLEKFSGITLKLAT; encoded by the coding sequence atggaaatagatAACCAGACGTGGGTGAGTGAATTTATTCTTCTTGGCTTATCCAGTGACTGGTGCACTCAGGTCTCCCTCTTTTCCCTGTTCTTGGTCACATACCTCATGACAGTGCTGGGGAACTGTCTCATTGTTCTTCTGATCAGACTGGACAGCCGACTCCACACTCCCATGTATTTCTTTCTCACCAACCTCTCACTTGTTGATGTCTCCTATGCCACAAGCATAGTCCCTCAGCTGCTGGCACATTTTCTTGCAGAACATAAAGCCATTACATTGCAGAGCTGTGCAGCCCAGTTATTTTTCTCCCTGGCCTTGGGTGGGATTGAGTTTGTTCTCCTGGCAGTGATGGCCTATGACTGCTATGTGGCTGTGTGTGACCCCCTGCGATACTCAGCCATCATGCATGGAGCGCTGTGTGCTAGGTTGGCCATCACATCCTCGGTTAGTGGCTCCATCAACTCTCTTGTGCAGACTGCTATCACTTTTCAGCTGCCCATGTGCACTAACAAGTTTATTGATCATATATCCTGTGAACTCCTAGCTGTGGTCAGGCTGGCTTGTGTGGACACTTCTTCCAATGAGGCTGCCATCATGGTGTCTAGCATTGCTCTTCTGATGATACCCTTCTGCCTGGTTCTTTTCTCCTACATCTGGATCATCTCCACCATCCTAAAGATCCAgtccagagaaggaagaaagaaagcctTCCACACGTGTGCCTCTCACCTCACAGTGGTTTCCCTGTGCTATGACACAACCATTTTCACTTACATCCAGCCCCACTCTGGTCCCTCAGTCCTTCAAGAAAAGCTGATCTCTGTCTTCTATGCCATTGTTATGCCTCTGCTGAACCCTATGATTTATAGTCTAAGGAATAAAGAGGTGAAGGGGGCCTGGCATAAACTATTAGAGAAATTCTCTGGGATAACATTAAAGCTGGCAACTTGA